TTGTTTGTAAGAAAAAAAGTTTTCAAAGGAGAGATATGATTTTATCGCTTGTTTCATGGAAGGGAGGATGTGGAAAGACGACGAGTAGCATCCATCTCGCAGCGCTCCTCGCAAGCCGCGGCACCACGATGCTCGTAGATGAAGATCGCAGCCGCAACGCCAGCAACTGGGCAGGGCGAGGTGCAGGCGTCTTACCGTTCAAGGCGTATCCGCCACGCGCCCTGGGCACTGAAGCAAGAAAACACGAGCATATTGTCATCGACACCAGAGGCGGACTTGAGGACCAGGACCTTCTCGATCTTTATGAAAACAGCGACATTGTTGTTGTGCCGGCCGTCGCAGAGAGCATGACGCTCGAAGCGCTCGTCAATACTGTCCAGACGCTCAAAAAACACGGGAAGGACACGCAAAAATTACGCGTTCTCTTCACGATGGCCCGGCGGGCTTCAGGTAAGACAGATAAAGTCGCAGAAGCAAAAAATGCTGTCATGGAATTAGGTATTCAAACACTTCAGACAACGATTCGGGCTACAGAAGCATTCAAGGATGCCTGTGATGCAGGACGTCTTGTAAAAGATACCCGAAATCCAGTTGGGAAACTGGCTTGGATGGACTATGAACGCGCCTTCCGGGAGCTGACAGCGTGACCGGTCGCTTCGCTGGCTTGAAGGATATTCAGCACCCGGAGGAGGAATTGTCGGTGGAGGAGACGACCGAACTTCCGAAGACTCGGAAACCTCGTCTCCCATCCGCAGTTCCTCAACCACCAGCAGCACAAGCGCCTGCGTTGCGCCCGGAGGGTGCAGCTCGTCCGTGGGAAGTCGTCGCCCAACCTGTGGAACCAGTGAAAGCACTGAATGGCCGTGTTCCACGGTCTGTTCGCTTGGCATTCGACCGCCAGTTGACGGACGCCATGGAAACGCTCAGAACAGATATAACGGTCGATCTGGCTGTTGAAGCCCTCGCACGTCT
This genomic window from Deinococcus ruber contains:
- a CDS encoding ParA family protein, with the translated sequence MILSLVSWKGGCGKTTSSIHLAALLASRGTTMLVDEDRSRNASNWAGRGAGVLPFKAYPPRALGTEARKHEHIVIDTRGGLEDQDLLDLYENSDIVVVPAVAESMTLEALVNTVQTLKKHGKDTQKLRVLFTMARRASGKTDKVAEAKNAVMELGIQTLQTTIRATEAFKDACDAGRLVKDTRNPVGKLAWMDYERAFRELTA